The following proteins are co-located in the Labrys monachus genome:
- a CDS encoding cellulose synthase, which yields MKIPTPLIIGALAVALMAVTLWHNIGSWNGAGGTAFSSALPGSDDPAPGIGSTGSIIVPRASVDAEPVLQPSAPQPSTSPASQLAASEPVAAADPVAAADTAPAAARPAPAAVFTMQANAAQPAAAAKPQAAPAQSQPAAQPPPVPAASPSSAPVPPAVDETALRYFARQGDTRRLNAEIARLRSLYPDWVPPDDPLKTPPVTDIQLDNMWQLYSQGQFAAAYAAIAARQSSQPGWTPPKDLLDRLAVAETRERLVNASNAKQYNMVIQLATQTPSLLTCGDVDVLWRVAEAFARTDRKGRTQDTYRYILTSCTDVHDRLATMQKAMELLPRADLDPLLALGHSGADGDEFRAVREDLARNALAAGAADPKAVAEPGDIKLVEDAADGNHSASDALLLGEYLRQHGDSTQAEHWFRISFERKNTARAAEGLALALTDLKRSAEAEAMLAPWRDTDEGTRKSYVAVIANLLGQQPPPPLSADVLARIVPAVAAARDAASAQQLGWYSHAYGQDETAARWFATALGWRPDDEASAYGLALVDQTLNRRDALRSLIRVWASRSLRIRALVDPAAAKALAEQQGSGASVPAPAVQPGVEGVGAPRSGPQAYQAQAVGQPMAASQPPATGQPIPYAQPPAAALPYRAPMSSIPDPYRSVATAEPDPYRTATGPARRQPAAPRAPRRRQTASVSASAGPGVCAGSLAGGWCLMKLNRPAEAVTAFRAVLASGSARDRQDAAYGLSLAYLRLGLTSEAAAASAQAPQPGPRINELSTAILTQRVATDYQAGRYAQTLIGLDARARLAPEQTDLLMMRGWSYYHLQRYGEAQQVFEALAAAGNPDAAAALVAVREARRQR from the coding sequence GTGAAAATCCCGACTCCTCTCATCATCGGCGCCTTGGCCGTTGCCCTGATGGCAGTCACGCTGTGGCACAATATCGGCTCGTGGAACGGGGCGGGCGGCACCGCCTTTTCCTCCGCCCTGCCGGGCAGCGACGACCCGGCTCCGGGCATCGGCTCGACCGGGAGCATCATCGTGCCGCGGGCGAGCGTCGATGCCGAGCCGGTCCTTCAGCCGTCCGCGCCGCAACCGTCCACCTCGCCGGCGAGCCAGCTCGCCGCATCCGAGCCTGTCGCCGCAGCGGACCCCGTCGCCGCTGCCGACACGGCCCCGGCCGCCGCCCGGCCGGCGCCGGCGGCCGTGTTCACGATGCAGGCGAATGCCGCGCAGCCGGCGGCCGCAGCCAAACCGCAGGCCGCACCCGCCCAGAGCCAACCCGCGGCGCAGCCGCCGCCTGTCCCGGCGGCATCGCCATCCTCCGCGCCCGTCCCTCCGGCCGTCGATGAAACCGCCTTGCGCTACTTCGCCCGGCAGGGCGACACCCGCCGGCTCAATGCCGAGATCGCGCGGCTGCGGTCGCTCTATCCCGACTGGGTGCCGCCCGACGATCCGCTGAAGACGCCGCCGGTCACCGACATCCAGCTCGACAACATGTGGCAGCTCTATTCGCAAGGCCAGTTCGCCGCAGCCTATGCGGCGATCGCCGCACGCCAGAGCAGCCAGCCGGGATGGACGCCGCCCAAGGATCTGCTGGACAGGCTCGCGGTCGCCGAGACGCGCGAGCGCCTCGTCAACGCGTCCAATGCCAAGCAGTACAACATGGTGATCCAGCTCGCCACCCAGACGCCGTCGCTGCTCACCTGCGGCGACGTCGACGTCCTGTGGCGGGTGGCCGAGGCCTTCGCCCGCACCGACCGCAAGGGGAGGACGCAGGACACCTATCGCTATATCCTGACGAGTTGCACCGATGTGCATGACCGGCTGGCGACGATGCAGAAGGCGATGGAACTGCTGCCGCGCGCCGACCTCGATCCGCTGCTCGCGCTCGGCCATTCCGGCGCCGACGGCGACGAGTTCCGCGCGGTCCGCGAGGATCTCGCCCGCAACGCCCTCGCGGCGGGAGCCGCCGACCCCAAGGCGGTCGCCGAGCCGGGCGACATCAAGCTGGTCGAGGACGCGGCCGACGGCAATCATTCCGCCTCCGATGCCTTGCTGCTCGGCGAATATCTGCGGCAGCATGGCGACTCGACGCAAGCCGAACACTGGTTCCGCATTTCCTTCGAACGCAAGAATACGGCCAGGGCCGCCGAAGGGCTCGCCCTCGCATTGACCGACCTCAAGCGCTCGGCGGAAGCGGAGGCGATGCTGGCACCCTGGCGCGACACCGACGAGGGAACGCGGAAGAGCTATGTGGCGGTCATCGCCAATCTGCTCGGGCAGCAGCCGCCTCCGCCCCTTTCCGCCGATGTACTGGCCCGGATCGTGCCGGCCGTGGCGGCCGCGCGCGACGCCGCCTCGGCCCAGCAGCTGGGCTGGTATTCGCATGCCTATGGCCAGGACGAGACGGCCGCGCGCTGGTTTGCCACCGCGCTCGGCTGGCGGCCGGACGACGAGGCCTCCGCCTATGGCCTGGCTTTGGTGGACCAGACCCTGAACCGCCGCGATGCCCTCCGCTCGCTCATCCGTGTCTGGGCGTCGCGCTCGCTGCGCATCCGCGCCCTCGTCGATCCCGCCGCGGCCAAAGCCCTTGCCGAGCAGCAGGGCAGCGGAGCCAGCGTGCCGGCGCCGGCGGTCCAGCCGGGAGTCGAGGGCGTCGGGGCGCCGCGGTCGGGCCCGCAGGCCTATCAGGCCCAGGCGGTGGGGCAGCCGATGGCGGCCAGCCAGCCGCCGGCGACGGGGCAGCCGATCCCCTACGCGCAACCGCCGGCCGCCGCCCTCCCCTATCGGGCGCCGATGTCCTCCATCCCCGACCCCTACCGTTCCGTCGCAACGGCCGAGCCGGATCCCTATCGAACGGCAACCGGGCCCGCGCGGCGCCAGCCGGCAGCACCGCGGGCGCCCCGCCGGCGCCAGACCGCCAGCGTCTCCGCCTCGGCGGGCCCCGGCGTTTGCGCAGGCTCGCTGGCGGGCGGCTGGTGCCTGATGAAACTCAACCGGCCGGCTGAGGCGGTGACGGCGTTCCGCGCCGTGCTGGCGAGCGGCTCGGCCCGGGATCGTCAGGATGCAGCCTATGGCCTGTCGCTGGCCTATCTGCGCCTGGGGTTGACCTCCGAGGCGGCCGCCGCTTCCGCGCAGGCGCCGCAGCCCGGCCCGCGCATCAATGAATTGAGCACCGCCATCCTGACGCAGCGCGTCGCCACCGACTATCAGGCGGGGCGCTATGCGCAGACGCTGATCGGCCTCGACGCCCGGGCGCGGCTCGCGCCCGAACAGACGGACCTGCTGATGATGCGCGGCTGGTCCTATTATCATCTGCAGCGCTATGGCGAGGCCCAGCAGGTGTTCGAGGCGCTCGCCGCCGCCGGCAACCCCGACGCGGCTGCGGCGCTGGTCGCCGTGAGAGAGGCCCGGAGACAGCGCTGA
- a CDS encoding glycosyl hydrolase family 8 → MRGIAPFLAAIAMAVMPAGPGRAAPLSQSARPGTLTTRQWLPWRDRFVTLDGRVVDNANKNVSHSEGQGYGLLLAVLAEDREAFTRIWTFTRSELLLRDDGLAVWRWDPNSNPHVADINDASDGDVLIAYSLALAGSFWKVPAWSEMAREMATVIGEKLVRRVGDRTVLLPGVEGFGAEDRSDGPVVNLSYWIFEAMPVLAHLAPGTNWDELSADGRSLVEEARFGPSKLPADWISLRGAKPAPAIGFNAQFGYDAIRIPLYLLRAGITDKGLLAPFSRAWEQEDGAPAVIALADGRAIEALNDPGYRMVAAALRCALDHRPIPASLREPTLDLYYPSTLYLLALSAVAQRFPECL, encoded by the coding sequence CTGCGCGGAATCGCCCCGTTCCTGGCTGCGATCGCCATGGCCGTGATGCCGGCAGGTCCGGGCCGTGCCGCGCCGCTCAGCCAGTCGGCCCGCCCCGGTACGCTGACCACGCGCCAATGGCTGCCATGGCGCGATCGGTTCGTCACGCTCGACGGCCGCGTCGTCGACAACGCCAACAAGAATGTCAGCCACAGCGAGGGCCAGGGCTATGGCCTGCTGCTCGCGGTCCTGGCCGAGGACCGCGAGGCCTTCACCCGCATCTGGACCTTCACCCGCAGCGAACTGCTCCTGCGCGACGACGGGCTGGCGGTCTGGCGCTGGGATCCGAACAGCAATCCGCATGTGGCCGACATCAACGACGCGTCGGACGGAGACGTCCTCATCGCCTATTCGCTCGCCTTGGCCGGCAGTTTCTGGAAGGTGCCGGCCTGGTCCGAAATGGCGCGCGAGATGGCGACGGTCATCGGGGAGAAGCTCGTCAGACGCGTCGGGGATCGGACGGTGCTGCTGCCGGGCGTCGAGGGATTCGGGGCCGAGGACCGCAGCGACGGCCCCGTCGTCAATCTCTCCTACTGGATCTTCGAAGCAATGCCGGTGCTGGCGCATCTCGCCCCCGGGACGAATTGGGACGAGCTGTCCGCGGACGGACGCAGCCTCGTCGAGGAGGCCCGGTTCGGCCCTTCGAAGCTGCCGGCGGACTGGATTTCGCTGCGTGGCGCCAAGCCCGCCCCGGCAATCGGATTCAACGCCCAGTTCGGCTATGACGCCATCCGGATTCCGCTCTACCTTCTCCGGGCCGGCATCACGGACAAGGGCCTGCTCGCTCCGTTCTCCCGCGCCTGGGAGCAGGAGGATGGCGCACCCGCCGTGATCGCCTTGGCGGACGGCAGAGCGATCGAGGCCTTGAACGATCCCGGCTACAGGATGGTCGCAGCCGCGCTGCGATGCGCCCTGGACCACAGGCCCATCCCGGCCTCGCTCCGCGAGCCCACCCTCGATCTCTATTATCCCTCGACGCTCTACCTGCTGGCTCTTTCCGCCGTGGCGCAACGTTTCCCGGAGTGCCTGTGA
- a CDS encoding cellulose biosynthesis cyclic di-GMP-binding regulatory protein BcsB: MRRRTFALLFSVFLAGSAPGLQADEAQPFDMTPERGNRPAPLPSPIPLPLPPAAVAPAPAPDQTAAPAPAPVPPAAAATPAAAPQSPATLPNSKAKSQPTSLDRPILPYKHLILEGEIDSKTWNVVLTRDQAASPVTLTLGYKAAVFVAPESSRLSLRINNRPIFDTPIEASDRLGQLTAQLPAGLLRPGPNLFRLEATQRHRTDCTIASTYELRTEIDSASTALHFQSPTAPRLARVEDLAAVSPDVDGETRLRIVTPKLGQKVGIAPVLRFAQAASILIGMPNQDISVMDGPNGPPRPGVMTAAIGTAEDLKTVMRTVPPEAASQPIVTFVDDPALGPSTLVISGPSPTAVSHAVDAVAALVARPRGVPRAVLDTSRWAAPNPPLLLGAGHARLSNLGVVTQEFSGRRFKAEFQIGIPSDFYAGASGEALLMLDAAYSNAVLPGSHLDIYVNDDIAATTPLSANGGEILRHLPIRIPMAHFRPGPNRITFEAQLHTAADMECAAGPTKGDARFVLFDTSEFVLPDFARIARLPNLAALQGTGFPYNISETPVAVVLGEFSPDAVSAAATLLGRMAVSAGRVIDVDLDASPSTLRDRNAIFVATASQIPSGVADQLDLDGRIGSLWKAPEDSLDPGATPLAANAMTGIAGNALAVTKAPDALSDPADTQETFDRWRERLSTSGSWRGDVSSFQDWLQQTFQVSTASLRFLPSRDAAFEPSRNNTALIAQGPSVSGDKAWTLLTAPSPRLLREGADDLTDGSQWLRLSGRLVSYSAKTNATQTLPVATFSFIPTAPFSLANLRLIAANWLSENIFAFSLLLFAACLLLGLATALFLSHIGRRSSL, translated from the coding sequence ATGAGGCGGCGGACATTTGCCCTCCTCTTCTCGGTCTTCCTGGCCGGCTCCGCACCCGGCCTCCAGGCGGACGAAGCCCAGCCGTTCGACATGACCCCCGAGCGCGGCAACAGGCCCGCGCCTCTGCCCTCCCCGATTCCCCTGCCGCTGCCGCCCGCCGCGGTCGCCCCGGCGCCTGCGCCCGACCAGACGGCCGCTCCGGCGCCTGCACCCGTCCCCCCCGCCGCCGCGGCGACGCCGGCTGCGGCGCCTCAGAGCCCCGCGACGCTGCCGAACAGCAAGGCGAAGAGCCAGCCGACGTCCCTGGACCGGCCCATCCTTCCCTATAAGCACCTGATCCTGGAAGGGGAGATCGATTCCAAGACCTGGAACGTCGTCCTGACGCGAGACCAGGCCGCGAGCCCGGTGACGCTGACGTTGGGCTACAAGGCGGCGGTGTTCGTCGCTCCGGAATCCTCGCGCCTGAGCCTGCGCATCAACAATCGCCCGATCTTCGACACGCCCATCGAGGCATCCGACCGTCTCGGCCAGCTCACCGCCCAACTGCCCGCCGGCCTCCTGCGCCCCGGCCCGAATCTCTTCCGCCTCGAGGCCACCCAGCGTCACCGTACGGACTGCACCATCGCCTCGACCTATGAGCTGCGCACGGAAATCGACAGCGCCAGCACGGCCCTGCATTTCCAATCGCCCACCGCACCCCGCCTGGCGCGCGTCGAGGATCTGGCAGCCGTCAGTCCGGACGTCGACGGCGAGACGCGCCTGCGGATCGTCACCCCCAAGCTCGGACAGAAGGTCGGCATCGCTCCGGTCCTGCGCTTCGCCCAGGCGGCATCCATCCTGATCGGCATGCCGAACCAGGACATCTCGGTCATGGACGGGCCGAACGGCCCTCCCAGGCCCGGCGTGATGACGGCCGCGATCGGCACCGCCGAGGACCTGAAGACGGTCATGCGGACGGTTCCGCCGGAAGCCGCGTCCCAGCCGATCGTGACGTTCGTCGACGATCCCGCACTCGGTCCTTCGACGCTGGTCATCTCCGGGCCGTCGCCGACGGCGGTGTCCCACGCCGTCGATGCGGTCGCCGCCCTGGTGGCACGGCCGCGGGGCGTGCCGCGGGCGGTGCTGGACACCAGCCGCTGGGCCGCCCCCAATCCCCCCCTCCTGCTCGGGGCCGGCCATGCCAGATTGTCGAATCTCGGCGTCGTCACCCAGGAGTTCTCCGGCCGCCGCTTCAAGGCGGAGTTCCAGATCGGCATCCCCTCGGACTTCTACGCGGGCGCGTCGGGCGAAGCGCTGCTGATGCTCGACGCGGCCTATTCGAACGCCGTGCTGCCCGGCAGCCATCTCGACATCTACGTCAACGACGACATTGCGGCGACGACGCCGCTGAGCGCGAATGGCGGGGAGATCCTGCGGCATCTGCCGATCCGCATTCCCATGGCGCATTTCAGGCCGGGGCCGAACCGCATCACCTTCGAGGCGCAATTGCACACCGCCGCCGACATGGAGTGCGCCGCCGGCCCCACGAAGGGTGACGCCCGCTTCGTGCTGTTCGACACCAGCGAATTCGTGCTGCCCGATTTTGCGCGCATCGCGCGGCTGCCCAATCTCGCCGCCCTGCAAGGAACGGGCTTTCCCTACAACATCTCGGAGACGCCGGTCGCGGTCGTCCTCGGCGAGTTCAGTCCCGATGCCGTCTCGGCCGCCGCCACGCTGCTGGGACGGATGGCTGTCTCGGCCGGACGGGTCATCGATGTCGACCTCGACGCTTCGCCGAGCACGCTGCGGGACCGCAACGCGATCTTCGTCGCGACGGCTTCTCAGATCCCGAGCGGCGTTGCGGACCAGCTCGACCTCGACGGCAGGATCGGCTCTCTGTGGAAAGCTCCGGAGGACAGCCTCGATCCCGGCGCGACACCGCTCGCCGCCAATGCGATGACGGGTATCGCGGGAAATGCCCTTGCGGTCACGAAGGCCCCGGATGCGCTCTCCGATCCCGCGGACACCCAGGAAACGTTCGACCGCTGGCGGGAGAGGCTGTCGACCAGCGGGAGTTGGCGCGGCGATGTCAGTTCCTTTCAGGACTGGCTCCAGCAGACGTTTCAGGTTTCCACCGCCAGCCTGCGTTTCCTGCCGAGCCGGGACGCCGCTTTCGAGCCTTCCCGCAACAACACAGCGCTCATCGCGCAAGGACCGAGTGTGAGCGGCGACAAGGCGTGGACGCTGCTCACCGCCCCCTCGCCGCGCCTCCTCCGGGAGGGGGCGGATGATCTCACGGACGGCTCGCAATGGCTGCGGCTCAGCGGCCGCCTTGTGAGCTACAGCGCCAAGACGAACGCCACCCAGACCCTCCCGGTCGCCACCTTCTCCTTCATCCCGACAGCGCCGTTCTCGCTTGCCAATCTGCGCCTGATCGCCGCAAATTGGCTGTCCGAGAACATTTTCGCGTTTTCGCTCCTGCTCTTTGCGGCCTGTCTGCTGCTTGGCCTCGCAACAGCGCTGTTCCTGTCTCACATAGGCCGTCGGAGCTCCCTATGA
- the bcsA gene encoding UDP-forming cellulose synthase catalytic subunit: MTRFLAVLLWACASLLVFVVVTLPISQQTHLIAGTAVVIAMALLKAFKPTGVWRLIALALGTSIVLRYVYWRTTSTLPPINQPENFVFGLLVYLAEMYCVGMLALSLFVVATPLPSRRAPRLADDELPTVDVFVPSYNEPPDMLARTLAAARGIDYPADKINVFLLDDGSTDQKRSDERIELAAEAERRHADLQDLCAKLGVHYLTRARNEHAKAGNLNNGLAHSTGEIVVVFDADHAPARDFLHSTIGFFRDEPLLFMVQTPHFFLNPDPVERNLRTFLKMPSENEMFYGIIQRGLDKWNASFFCGSAAALRRSALAETDGFKGRSITEDCETAMELHSRGWHSIYIDKPLIAGLQPATFASFIVQRSRWAQGMMQILLFQRPFMKRGLSIPQRLCYMSSIMFWFFPLARIMFLIAPLFYLFFDLQIFVASGAEFLSYTLSYMFVNLMMQNYLYGSYRWPWVSELYEYAQSLYLLPALVSVLLHPSKPTFRVTAKDESVQTSRLSEIAWPLFAFFVVLLFGIVMTVLKLIAEPGKADVTLVVGMWNLLNVLLAGCALGVVAERGEAQSSQRVSVERRCELLVGDRILPATIQNVSANGAAIRLPGSAEGIIKDGQISIRFATLTPLEGDPLLPSHVRRVAMHQGTTTIGVRFLTTEPMHYRLVADLLYANSDRWTAFQKARRYNPGLLRGTIWFYALAIRQTVRGIFYLFRSTRPVRPVEVVRRPAVGDSR, from the coding sequence ATGACGCGATTCCTCGCCGTTCTCCTCTGGGCCTGCGCCTCTCTCCTCGTCTTCGTCGTGGTCACCCTGCCGATCAGCCAGCAGACGCATCTGATCGCCGGCACGGCGGTGGTGATCGCCATGGCCCTCCTGAAAGCCTTCAAGCCGACCGGCGTATGGCGGCTGATCGCGCTGGCGCTCGGCACCTCGATCGTGCTGCGCTATGTCTATTGGCGGACCACCAGCACGCTGCCGCCCATCAACCAGCCCGAGAACTTCGTCTTCGGCCTGCTCGTCTACCTCGCCGAGATGTATTGCGTCGGCATGCTGGCGCTGTCGCTCTTCGTGGTGGCCACGCCCCTGCCCTCCCGCCGGGCGCCGCGGCTCGCCGATGACGAACTGCCGACCGTCGACGTGTTCGTGCCCAGCTACAACGAGCCGCCCGACATGCTGGCCCGCACGCTCGCCGCGGCACGCGGCATCGACTATCCGGCCGACAAGATCAACGTCTTCCTCCTCGACGACGGCAGCACCGATCAGAAGAGGAGCGACGAGCGCATCGAACTCGCCGCCGAGGCCGAACGTCGGCACGCCGATCTGCAGGATCTGTGCGCCAAGCTGGGCGTCCACTATCTGACGCGGGCGCGCAACGAGCACGCCAAGGCCGGCAACCTCAACAACGGCCTGGCGCATTCGACCGGCGAGATCGTCGTGGTGTTCGACGCCGACCATGCCCCTGCCCGGGATTTCCTGCACAGCACCATCGGATTCTTCCGCGACGAGCCGCTGCTCTTCATGGTGCAGACGCCGCATTTCTTCCTCAACCCGGATCCGGTGGAGCGCAATCTGCGCACCTTCCTGAAGATGCCGTCGGAGAACGAGATGTTCTACGGCATCATCCAGCGCGGCCTCGACAAGTGGAACGCCTCCTTCTTCTGCGGGTCGGCCGCCGCGCTCCGCCGTTCGGCCCTGGCCGAGACCGACGGGTTCAAGGGCCGCAGCATCACCGAGGACTGCGAGACGGCGATGGAGCTCCACTCCAGGGGCTGGCACAGCATCTATATCGACAAGCCGCTGATCGCCGGCCTTCAGCCCGCCACCTTCGCCAGCTTCATCGTCCAGCGTTCGCGCTGGGCCCAGGGCATGATGCAGATCCTGCTGTTCCAGCGCCCCTTCATGAAGCGCGGCCTCAGCATCCCGCAGCGGCTATGCTATATGTCGAGCATCATGTTCTGGTTCTTTCCTCTTGCCAGAATAATGTTCCTCATTGCCCCGCTGTTCTATCTGTTCTTCGATCTGCAGATATTCGTCGCGTCGGGCGCGGAGTTTCTTTCCTACACGCTTTCATACATGTTCGTGAATCTGATGATGCAGAACTACCTCTATGGCTCCTATCGCTGGCCATGGGTTTCCGAACTCTATGAATATGCCCAGTCGCTCTACCTGCTGCCGGCACTGGTGTCGGTGCTGCTTCATCCCAGCAAGCCGACCTTCCGCGTCACCGCCAAGGACGAGTCGGTCCAGACGAGCCGGCTGTCCGAGATCGCCTGGCCGCTTTTCGCCTTCTTCGTGGTGCTGCTCTTCGGCATCGTCATGACCGTCCTCAAGCTGATCGCCGAGCCCGGCAAGGCCGACGTGACGCTGGTGGTCGGCATGTGGAACCTGCTCAACGTCCTGCTGGCGGGCTGCGCCCTCGGCGTGGTGGCCGAGCGCGGGGAAGCCCAATCCAGCCAGCGCGTGTCGGTGGAGCGGCGATGCGAATTGCTGGTCGGCGACCGCATCCTGCCGGCGACGATCCAGAACGTCTCGGCGAACGGCGCCGCCATTCGCCTGCCAGGATCCGCGGAGGGAATCATCAAGGACGGGCAGATCTCGATCCGCTTCGCGACGCTGACCCCGCTCGAAGGCGACCCGCTGCTTCCGAGCCACGTCAGACGCGTGGCGATGCATCAGGGCACCACCACCATCGGCGTGCGCTTCCTCACGACCGAGCCGATGCATTACAGGCTGGTGGCCGATCTCCTCTACGCCAATTCGGATCGCTGGACGGCGTTCCAGAAGGCGCGACGCTACAATCCCGGCCTGCTGCGCGGCACGATCTGGTTCTATGCGCTTGCGATCCGGCAGACGGTGCGCGGCATCTTCTATCTGTTCCGCTCGACACGGCCGGTGCGCCCTGTCGAGGTGGTGCGCCGGCCGGCGGTGGGAGACAGCCGATGA
- the bcsN gene encoding cellulose biosynthesis protein BcsN, translating into MAALAVSGCSGQRAIVSGSTTTVVTPDLAFVSLGPGSPPPLSVVQTSYVNATRQTIALATSGATPGQNELRVDIFGISNDTAGPESTLDNKPLGQANLPAEAQTVLPGVPLHLSLNYVQNRYGPFGYAAGQSAQGDTCLYAWQRVSTPESQVSVFNRRATISIRLRLCEPGATEAMLVAAMMNLQVNASLSDGTWTSDPKPLSADFGAPGVTMGPAPILSAAENPSAAAASAAQLPTAAAPSKPAGRRVRRAGPRAEPAPALPPAPTAPILNGPVVPPPPAAAIPAPARTKGAIPVAPATDTAPAAPTAGDAVIPLPPAAGAQP; encoded by the coding sequence GTGGCGGCGCTCGCCGTCAGCGGATGTTCGGGGCAGCGCGCGATCGTTTCGGGCTCCACCACCACGGTCGTGACGCCGGATCTCGCCTTCGTCTCGCTCGGTCCGGGCTCTCCCCCGCCTCTGTCGGTCGTGCAGACCTCCTATGTCAACGCGACGCGGCAGACCATCGCGCTGGCGACGTCGGGCGCGACGCCGGGGCAGAACGAGCTGCGCGTCGATATCTTCGGGATCAGCAACGATACGGCCGGCCCCGAATCGACGCTCGACAACAAGCCGCTCGGGCAGGCCAATCTCCCGGCGGAAGCGCAGACCGTCCTTCCCGGCGTCCCGCTGCACCTTTCGCTCAACTACGTCCAGAACCGCTACGGGCCCTTCGGCTATGCGGCGGGCCAGTCGGCCCAGGGCGACACCTGCCTCTATGCCTGGCAGCGCGTCTCCACCCCCGAGAGCCAGGTTTCGGTGTTCAACCGCCGCGCGACGATCTCGATCCGCCTCCGGCTGTGCGAGCCCGGCGCGACGGAAGCGATGCTGGTCGCCGCCATGATGAACCTGCAGGTCAACGCATCGCTTTCCGACGGCACCTGGACGTCCGATCCGAAGCCGCTGTCGGCCGATTTCGGCGCTCCCGGCGTCACCATGGGGCCGGCCCCCATCCTGTCGGCGGCGGAGAACCCATCGGCGGCCGCGGCATCCGCGGCGCAGCTCCCGACTGCGGCGGCCCCGTCGAAACCGGCCGGCCGGCGCGTGCGCCGGGCCGGGCCGCGCGCCGAGCCCGCCCCCGCGCTGCCGCCCGCACCCACGGCGCCGATCTTGAACGGCCCTGTCGTGCCGCCGCCGCCCGCGGCTGCGATCCCGGCCCCAGCCCGCACGAAGGGCGCCATCCCGGTCGCGCCGGCGACAGACACCGCCCCCGCTGCGCCGACGGCGGGCGATGCCGTGATACCTCTGCCACCCGCCGCGGGAGCCCAGCCATGA